The DNA sequence AATGCCTCCCTTCCTCGGTGGTGGCGAAATGATTGCAGATGTATTTTTAGATCATTTTACCTGCGGTGAATTACCCCATAAATTTGAGGCTGGAACTCCCGCTATCGGAGAAGCGATCGCATTTGGCACTGCAATTGATTACTTGAGCAATATTGGCATGGAAAATATCCATCAATACGAAGAAGAATTAACAGCTTACTTATTTCAACAATTAAATGAAATTCCTAATCTCACCATTTACGGTAATCAACCCACCACTGAAGGTAAAGGGAGAGCCGCTTTAGCCGCATTCAATGTCAAAGATATTCACGGTAGTGATTTATCAACACTATTAGATCATGAAGGTATTGCAATCCGTTCAGGTCATCATTGTACTCAACCTTTACACCGTTATTTAAACATTTCTGGTAGTGCAAGGGCAAGTCTTTATTTTTACAACACCTTTGCAGAAATAGACGCTTTTATCGTTGCCTTAAAAGAAACTATTGATTTCTTCACCCAAATGAATTAATTAGTGGGGAAAAATGTTAAAACAACTCCCTAGCCCTATAGGAGAGTGGTTAGGGGTGAGAGCAAAAGGTTTTGAAGAGAAAATATTTTTTTATGGGAAAGGGAGACGGAGTCTCCCCTAATTGACAATTGACAATTGACAGTTGACAATTTATTAGTTGTCTTTCTGGCTTAGATCATAGCATATCTGACGGAAGTTTTCACCTCTTTGCTCAAAGTTCTGATACTGGTCAAAACTAGCACAGGCGGGAGATAGTAAAACAACTTTTGCTTTTAAGCTAGAAGCTAATTCCCTTCCTCTTTTAACTGCATTTTCCATTGTTTCTACTATTTCATATTGTCCGAAGCCAGAAGCCTCAAATCGCTCGGCAAAGAAAGAAGCCGCTTCTCCAATGAGTAAAACAGAAACACATTTTTCTTTAATAGTATTTATCCATGCGGTATCATCTCCTTCTTTTGCTTCTCCTCCTGCAATCAAAATCGTGGGGGAGGCGACAGAATCTAAACCTACTTGAGCCGCATCATAATTGGTAGCTTTACTATCGTTTATATAAGCTACTCCATCTATATTGGTAATTAATTCGAGGCGGTGAGGCACTCCTGTAAATGACGAAATAGTATCTGCGATCGCTTTTTTGCTAACACCTGCTAATCTAGCGGCGGCAGTAGCCATTAATAAATTTTGTAAATTATGTTTTCCCACCATCTTAAACAGAGACACAGGGGCAATTAACTCCTTAAAAGCCACAATCCATGAATCTTCCAGATAAACACCCTTTTCTATATCGCCCAATAAATATTCTTTTCCTCTTACACTTGTCCAATAAACATTTTTCCAATCTAAATCTAAACCAAAATTATGTAGATAAGGATCATCCCCATTGAGAATTTTTAGGTGAGATCTCTGTAATAAACTCGCCTTAATACGATGGTAGTTTTCTAAAGTTTTATGTCTGGCTAAATGGTCTGGAGTAAAGGTTGTCCAAATACCAATTCTAGGAGATAAATCCATAGAAGATTCTATTTGATAACTACTAATTTCAGCTACCACCCATTCAAGGGGATTATCTAAAGACTCTAATGCTAAATCACAAGCGGCATAGCCAATATTTCCACAAGCTGAGGTTTTTATACCCCCCATTTTTAACATCGCTTCTACTAACGCTGTTGTGGTAGTTTTTCCATTTGTCCCAGTAATACCAATCCAAGGAGTTTTAGATAAATATTGCCATGCTAACTCCATTTCACCAATGGTTTTTATTCCTTTTCTCCTCGCTTCCTCTAAAATGGGTATATCCCAAGGCACTCCGGGGCTAACGACAATTAAATCAGGACTTTGAACATTATTTAAAGGTAAATTTTCTCCTAATTTAACAACTATATTTTCCTTGGCTAAATCATTTTTTATTGCTTCTAAAGATGGAGAATTAGAACTATCATAAATTGTTAATTCTTCATCGTTTTTTTTTAGAATTTTAGCGGCGGCAATACCTGACTTTCCCAGTCCAATAATATAAACTTTACCCATTTATTTATTTTTTTGATAATGAATCTATTAATAGGGGATAGCATCTTGATTGTAACTGTTTTTCTATTTTTTTCTCTTTTTTCGCCAAGTTTCCTTTGCTTCTTTAAAAAGTTTTTTCAGTCTTAAATCTAAGGAGAATCCCCTACGAGTCTGAATAATTATCGTATCACAGAGGCGATCGTGAAAAGCCTGATTATATTCATCATCAGAAAAAATTGTTAAACCATCCACAATAATAGGGGTTAATAATAAAACCATTAGCAAAGAGTCTTTAAAGTTAATTTTTAAGCCAATCATGGCAGTAAAAGCAATTAGGGCAATGACTCCTTCTCTTTTTGACATTGATACCATAGAAGGTAGCCTTTTTCTGCGTATATCGGCTATTTTTAAATCCATTGTCCAACGCCCTAAACTTTGTCCCTTATTAATTTGTACAATTATCACCCTGAATATAAACCAAAGAATTACAAATATTACAAGCTCAAGGAAAATATTAGTCACAAGGGAAGAAAAAATCCAGACTAT is a window from the Cyanobacterium sp. Dongsha4 genome containing:
- the murD gene encoding UDP-N-acetylmuramoyl-L-alanine--D-glutamate ligase, with protein sequence MGKVYIIGLGKSGIAAAKILKKNDEELTIYDSSNSPSLEAIKNDLAKENIVVKLGENLPLNNVQSPDLIVVSPGVPWDIPILEEARRKGIKTIGEMELAWQYLSKTPWIGITGTNGKTTTTALVEAMLKMGGIKTSACGNIGYAACDLALESLDNPLEWVVAEISSYQIESSMDLSPRIGIWTTFTPDHLARHKTLENYHRIKASLLQRSHLKILNGDDPYLHNFGLDLDWKNVYWTSVRGKEYLLGDIEKGVYLEDSWIVAFKELIAPVSLFKMVGKHNLQNLLMATAAARLAGVSKKAIADTISSFTGVPHRLELITNIDGVAYINDSKATNYDAAQVGLDSVASPTILIAGGEAKEGDDTAWINTIKEKCVSVLLIGEAASFFAERFEASGFGQYEIVETMENAVKRGRELASSLKAKVVLLSPACASFDQYQNFEQRGENFRQICYDLSQKDN
- a CDS encoding RDD family protein, with the translated sequence MYSEENQFRRVPKAPFERRAYAFLIDFIIVWIFSSLVTNIFLELVIFVILWFIFRVIIVQINKGQSLGRWTMDLKIADIRRKRLPSMVSMSKREGVIALIAFTAMIGLKINFKDSLLMVLLLTPIIVDGLTIFSDDEYNQAFHDRLCDTIIIQTRRGFSLDLRLKKLFKEAKETWRKKRKK